The nucleotide window GAAATCAACAACGAACTTGGGCATTGTAAACACGAAATACGGATCATGGGCAATACGCGGCGCTGCACAAGGGTTTTATACAAAAAAATCATAACTATAACTAAAACAGGAGAGTTTTGAGAGTGAGTCAAAAAGGAAGCAAAGAGACCAAAATAGAGAAAGCCATGGCTCAGGCGGAGATGTTCGCGTGCCTTGACGACAAAGGCGAAAACTACCTTGTCGAGATTGAACTTCCCGGCGTGGACAAGAAGAACATTGCACTAAACATGCATGAAGACCTTGTTTCAGTGCGAGCTGAAAGAGCTGATCTAGCTTTTGTGGGACACCTGCACTTCCCTCTAAAGGTTTATCCAAAGAAAGCTGAAGCCTCTTTCAAACAGGGCTTGCTAGTCATGCAGGTTCCAGTCAAGGAGAAACGCGCTCCACCCGTAAGCGTGAAAGTGAAGTAAAAAGACAAAACTACTACAGAACTTCAACTTCACCTTTTTCTTTCAACCCAAGAGAACTTGCTTTGCAGCGTCTTGGGGTAGTAGAGTCTCCAGTCAAAATCAACACTCTTGCCCCACGAATAGTAGACACGTGGATCAATGTAGCTCTTCAGCGAAGTTCGCAAGTTATAGTCGCGTGTAGCCTGCACTTCCCTAATCTTCAGCCTAAGCGCCTGAAGTCTCTCTTCCAACTTAGGCGTTTTTCTAGGCGAGTTCTCCAAAGAATGAAACCTATCTCTTTTCTTAGCTAATGATTCTTCCCAGTTCTTGGGCGGTTTACGCTTGTGATTACAGACGATAGCAGCGTCAAGATTTGCCATTGTGGCAGCATGCTTCTTTGTCACAATTGTCTCCGTTTTTGAGACACTAGCTTTTTCAAGAGAGTTTCTGACAACTGACGTGGCATGATATGTTCTAAAAACCTTGGCCGTCAAGCCTGGCACGATCTGGCTAAGAAAACTGTTAACATGTTCTGAGCGGATGCCTTCAAAAACCGTTGATTCTAACTGACTTTTCGACTCTGCTTCATTCTTAAATTCACTAATGTTTTGTACGACAATCTCTGGGAGCTCAACTTCCCTCTGCCATCTGACAGAGTCTTTGCCTAGGAAGTCAAAAGACACTTTGTTCACAGAGCTTATTGTTACGTGACTGGGTCTGAGCGTGGTTGCGCCCACTGTGTCTGCTTCATCTGGGTCCTTCTCGTCTCCGACACGCAGTTTAAGTTCGTCAATAAGAAAGGCAACAGTTGCAGTCTTGCGTTTCTTGGCATCTTCGGACTGAAGGTTCTTGAATATATGTTCCTTTAACTTGTCGATCTTTTTATCCAAGAGCTTGGCTTTGTCAAACTTTTCGATTTCTTTCTCCTGCTTGGCTTGTGAGGAGTCTGACAGCCAAA belongs to Candidatus Bathyarchaeia archaeon and includes:
- a CDS encoding DNA topoisomerase I, which codes for MKQLIHSGVLIPKRYEPKGFHIKISGEQVALTPHQEEMAVAWVKKLGTDCVKDPVFIKNFFHDFSAAMETSDKPLSPEQVDFSEIIAFVEKEKQIKANMSKEEKKKQAQERKVLREANKEKYGCAVIDGVKTEVGNYTVEPPSIFMGRGEHPMRGKWKPYVGEEDIILNLSPDAPRPPSNWKEIIWHPDFMWIAKWDDKLAGKEKYIWLSDSSQAKQEKEIEKFDKAKLLDKKIDKLKEHIFKNLQSEDAKKRKTATVAFLIDELKLRVGDEKDPDEADTVGATTLRPSHVTISSVNKVSFDFLGKDSVRWQREVELPEIVVQNISEFKNEAESKSQLESTVFEGIRSEHVNSFLSQIVPGLTAKVFRTYHATSVVRNSLEKASVSKTETIVTKKHAATMANLDAAIVCNHKRKPPKNWEESLAKKRDRFHSLENSPRKTPKLEERLQALRLKIREVQATRDYNLRTSLKSYIDPRVYYSWGKSVDFDWRLYYPKTLQSKFSWVERKR
- a CDS encoding Hsp20 family protein; this encodes MSQKGSKETKIEKAMAQAEMFACLDDKGENYLVEIELPGVDKKNIALNMHEDLVSVRAERADLAFVGHLHFPLKVYPKKAEASFKQGLLVMQVPVKEKRAPPVSVKVK